AAACCTTTGTGAAATGAAACACTGGAACGTTAACAAAATCATATTGTCTGAATCAAGGTTTTCAACCTGTTGATGCTAAGAATCCTCAAACAATGATCTTTGCGAGagatctcttcatcacgacacctgttagtgggtgggatatattaggcagcgaGTTGaaaattttgtcctcaaagttaatgtattagaagcaggaaaaatgggcgaGAGTAAGGATTTGagagagtttgacaagggccaaaatgtgatggctagacgactgggtcagagcatctccaaaactgcagctcttgtgggatgTTCCCGGTCTAATGGTGGTCCGGTAGTTCAAACaaacagtttgttgtgtatggggctgcatatagctgcagaccagtcaggtgggctgacccctgtccaccgttgaaagtgtcaacagtgggcacgtgagcatcagaactggaccactgagcattggaagaaggtggcctggtctgataaatcatgttttcttttacatcacacaGACTTTTACATCAACTCTTGTAGGATGTCCCCGGTTTGCAGTGGTcggtatctatcaaaagtggtccaaggaaggaacagtggtgaacgaAGGCTGGCcccatgtggtccgatcaaacagatgagctactgtagctcaaattgctcaaaaagttaatgCTAGTTCTGTTAGAAATGTGTCAGAATACATAGCAGTTTATTGtgaatggggctgcatagccacagaccagttaGGGTGCCAATGCTGACCCATCCACTGCCGAAAGCgtcaacagtgggcacgtgagcatcagaaatggaagaaggtggtctggtctgatgtatcacattttcttttccaaaacgtggatggctgggtgcgTGTGTGTCACTTACTTGGGAACACATGCACTATGCGAAGGcagcaagccggcagaggcagtgtgatgctttggttgatgttctgctgggaaaccttgggtcctgccatcaaTGTGGAGGTTGTTGCAGACCTTGTACACCCTTTTATGGAAACAgtatcctggtggtggtggccTCTTACTGCAGGATAATGCGTCCTGCCACAAAGcgaaaatggttcaggaatggtttgaggtgcacgagtttgaggtgttaactggcctccaaattccccagttctcaatctaatcgagcatctgtgggatgtgctaaacaaacaagtccgatccacagagcccccacctcgcaacttacaggacttaaagaatctgctgctaacatcttggtgccagataccacagcacacctccaggggtctagtggagtccatgtctcaacaggtcagggctgttttcaAAGCAAAAGGGGACCAACAAAAAATTAGGAAGTTGGTCATTAATGGTATGCTTGATTGGATATACATATAGGTATTCTCTGTAAAAGTTCACTCGAATATATTAAATGcccacattcaaaagtttatttatgtattaagTTTATATGCACACATTTACATCTCTCAAATATTCTTCAGAGCCCAATTTGAAAGCCTATGGTCTACTCTACAGGAACACTATTTTAAGCCTGCTGGCATATTACTTTATAAAGAGCTATTTGGTTAAAATGTCATATTCCTCTAGAGGTCAGTGCAGCTCAAATGATACTTATGAACTTACTGGGGGGAGTGTATGACTCATATTAGTCATCACATTGTGATTAGAACAAAAACATGTTTCACTGCACTCAATATTAGTGATCTAAAATTTTATAATGTGCttgcctttttattttttaagctaACCCGCAGTATATAGGACAACACACAGCTCAAATTattaaagaaaaacacattttccgCATAATTGTGGGACAATTGAACAGCTGATAACAGAGTTGCATTCAGTAACATTAACAAACCTTTGTAAATTTCACCTCAACCTTTTTGTCACCTGACATTCTTCTCTGCCCTCTTTTTATTTCTCTCCCTGCAGCCAGTCCAGGCGTTTGGTAGGCTTCATCGGCATGACACAATCAGACACACGCCATGCACCTTCAGCAATAATACACCTTTGATGGCGTGCAGTTGCCTTTGGAATcctagagagagaaagaggggtCTTAAGGGGCTTACTATTAGCTGCTTAAAATTCTTCTGATGTAACCAGTGCATAGccactggaaaaaaaaacatacagatGCATTCCCACTAGTGTGGCACTTTCACCCTATTTTGTTTACTCTTGGTGGTGTTGTGTTCCAGACATCTTTTTTTAACAGTTGAGGAAACTAAATAATGAGTTCTTTCACAGTGCGAGTCAGTGTGAAGGCAATGCTAGTTATCTTTATATCCTCAGCGGTGGCAGACAGCTTCATATGGTATCACAGGCATACTGACACAACTTGCCTTGGCATTCAAAATGGTCAGGGTACAGGCTCTTTTGAGTAaaggaaacttaaaaaaaatctttgtagACTTCGAACACTCAGAGGAATTCCCGTGGTTGTGCTGGACCAATACTTAAATGTCAGGTTGTTGAAGTTCCTCTGTTTACTCGCCAGGATAGAGATGAGGGGTGTGTACATCTTTGTAACACAATGCTTCAGGAAAAATATGTCACTTTGAAGACTGTTTGCTGAATCATAAAGCAGAAACATTTGTATATGCAATTAACATTAAAGGCATGTTAACATAACATGCCACTTTTTGGCacatgcagtaatcattaagcACAATATGCTAATGAGATGTAATATTAATGCTTAAATATTAGGAGAGCAGGTATATTTGGTTTGAAGAGACTGTTAGGACgcagtagatttttttttttttttttttgatgtggCACTGGGAGATGGATGCCTGGCTTGTAACTGGTGATATGCCTCAAGGCAACAGCCAGATATCCCTGCACTGGAGTGAGCAAATACACAGCAGACTCATTTGCCAGCTGTTATGTTAGGTAATTAAGAGCTGAGGCACGCTTCTGGTCATCAGAAGACCCAGTACTAGGGGTGATGGACTGACAGCCAGAGGCTAGCTGTTTGGCAATCCACAGGACAACACACTGCAGTGTTTTACAGACCCTCCTGCACCAGACTGGATACCACAAGCTGAAGTGACTCCTGGAAGATGCAATGATACCTCTGAAGATGATGCCACTATATTTAATGTGAAGGATACTTACAATACTGGACTTTATTCAGGGTATAGACgccattatataatttttccaAAATGCAAACAAGGCTGTTAGAAATAGATGTACAATACAATTAATTCAACTGGTTGTACTGCCTTAATTTcttaatgtaatgtttttaatatgtgactctggaccacaaaaccattcATAAGTCGCACAGTTACATTTGtagcaatagccaacaatacattgtattttgtttttaatgtctaaatccacaataacataatatataattacTATTTTGTTTATGCATGTCCACTAAAAGTAGTGATCAAAAAGCTGTTGGTTACAGTACCTCTTCACAAAAAAGTAACACAAACGCATCTGAAATTGAATACTTCCCTATGTCCGAATACTTCCTAAAAGTAtgcactctttttgtgaagaaaaagtacatacttttaaatATGTAGAAGAGTAGAgacaagctttgggacatattTTTACATCATTAAATTGCAATCTGCCACTGTAAACTGGTCTCTCAATTATCttgtcacagttaaaatcctccacatttaaatttaatttcctACCGTATTGAAGAGAAAAAGAAGTAGCATGTTGTTATGCCAGACATGGGTCTTTCATATAGAGAACTCTTCTCATGTGTTTGCATAATcatgcatttaaaaatgaatggcTTAATGGATCTTTATAAAAGTCCACATCGTTGTTGCAGATGACATATAACATGGATAacattaaatacatatttatcaGGTTAAATGTCGATTAGCgtgataaaattaaaataacccctttatctaaacctctctattTCCATCACACACATCCAGCATGTTTGTAagcgcaatgggttgtgggcaaaattagccgttaCAGTTAAAATAGTATACAATAGCATACTTTTTAACAACTGCAAGGTATATTAAAAGTACTCAGACAACACAATTTCAAACGCAGTTATCTACAACAGACATGACAAGATGCCTACGCTTTGTCCAGTGTCGATAGCCTCAAGCTCTTGTGGCGCAACATGACATCCGGTATAGACTCTTAAGTGTAGTGTAACTCTTGAAATTATTAACGTTGGGGACACATTTACCATTGTAGCACAAAGTTTTACTGGCAAAATCCATTTATTtcaatagagtggtgcaggtatgacatcaCATTGTAGGCCAAAACATGGAAATTAGTTAGCAatttagcacttccggttccaTCATTtcgaagttttttttttttttaattgggattttgtttaaaggggtgatgaattgagaaatcaactttcccttgagcttttgatatataaaaggttatggtgatataagaatatcctgtaagtttcaaagctgaaaatgtccttgttagtcaaagaaaggcttttatagacaccaggcccagaaaacaatcgTGTTCACATCGTGACGTCAAACGACTgatgaaacaccgcctctacagaatattAAGCacatgtaattcagtagccccggcCACTGACTCATGGAGGTGATCGGCTCGCGCTAGCcaacagcaataaacatgccgaagaatatagcaagatattgcgctattcctggttgttgAAGAagacagtcgctgcataagcttccttcggatcgtaatattaggaatgtgtgtttgaactttatttttaatgaagttccagctcacgttgGGATGATATGTTGTTCACTTAATTTCACAGCAGAATTGTTTGTAAACCAATctcaggtcgatgctggatttgcagacattcgatattaaaacacaatgctatttcttctatattggatccaacaggaggaatggtgcaacacacttatgtgagtaaaacgtgttttttatatgtaatagtattgcattgttatagatcatttTGATTAAGTGTACGTGTCTAAACTTTAGCaagctggactcagacatgtatgggccaggactCGCAaagcccgtgtgtgtgtgtgcgcggttcacgcttatattgACTGATCGTGCtggctatgtaatacaaaaataatagtccaatcaatcaatgggtggatgagaaataaatcattgtgtttgtttgataaagacgtatttgaatcattccagttgccgctttcaaaacaacccctccctcatgtgaactggaCTAAAATGGCATAGATAcgacaggagctgaagctcattaaatatgctaatcttttccaatcctagccgtggacATTTACGTCCAAGTCTCCATGTGTGctacacccatcaaaacccagcgttttggagagagcctcaaaatcattgtagaaaatagcctattaattattagttaggatgtttttgaatgtaaaaaccacatgaacgtcattagttgacctcagacaacagtataaaaaaaataaacaagccatttcatgacacctttaaatggctgaaataaaGTTTGTGGTGAACACAAACTCAGTCAAGACACTTTCACGTTTTATTATACAACATAAAATACAACTCAAACTAACTGACTAACTAACCAACCCAAATGTTCTGGGGAAAATGTTTTTAGATAAACACTGAAAGAGTTTTCGGAAGCTAGTGATGATAATGTTGAATTTGTGTGACCGTGGTTTGGTTCATTTTTAGCTAtagctttttacttctggtGACTGCAATTAGGTTTCAGCATTCATAAATGCTGTACATCCATGATAATTGATGGACAAAACGTACAAGTATCCTAAACTTTTGTTGCTCACAGAGCTTGTTTTCAGCGATAATCCAAAAGCATATATGGGAAAATCTACCGGGATTTTCTCGAGGGAATCAATCCAATGCTAACTGCCGGTTAGCCTCCAAAGTGACATCATACCTGCACCGCTCTATAGGAATCCACACAATCTAGAAATTTTGTATGAGGGGGGAAAATTAGGTTGGTCAGATTTGTTGCACACCAATTTTTTGAAGGTGTTCCAACCTTAAATATCCAAATCTAATAACATTTTTTCAAGTATTTTAATTagttacaaataataataataatatagatttaaaaatctattttgtGTTATATTACCTTGGCAGTTAACAAAAACCAAATTAACACTGCTGCATATAGTGACATCAaatttcacaccattctttcttctgctgcaATTGTGTCTCTATTTCCCCTCTTTTGGAAAGTAGTGTAAATGCTATCCTGATTTTTTCTTTTGCTATTGGAGCAaatagaaatacaaatatttgctgttgtCCAACTTTTCACCCCTATAGAAGTTTATAAAAACTTCCTCTTCCGAGTTGCACCCGTCTCTTTGTATAATTATAAGtagactaataataattatagaaCTGGTCTGTAGTATATCTAGTACTCTGTAGTCTTGTGTCATCATGATATCTAAAAATGTCAACATGTTTGAGTTTAAAGTTCAGATAGGATAGCATGTCACAGACGCTAATTCTGTAAAAACCTGTTTTACTCTTATAATCTCTACAttgattataaaatataaacatcttttaCAAAAGGTAATATTTCACCTGTAGACTCTCAGCGAGTTCAGTTCATTGAAAAGCATGCTTCCAGTCTAAATGTGCGCTGTTTCTTTAACTGACCGTGCCTTGAGTAAACATTACCGTGCTCGCTACTATTTTACACAGAGCGCTGCTACTGCCTCTGCCAGAACTTCAAAGAGCCGTGGCCATCATCCATTACTGGAAAGAGAGGAAAtaagtcaacaaaacaacaattCTTTACACAAGACGTTAACCGCATGACTTCCCGTGGCTTCACCTCAGTGTCAGACGGGCTTCTGTCTGGGCTCACACCAGGAAGTGGCCAGGTGAGACGCACCTGTTCGGAACGCTGACTGAAACGGAACAATATCTAACAGCTTGCAAACACTTAGGACAACTGTATGATATGCCACAACGCACATCACGTAATTACTCCAAAGAGCTATACTCGCTGATAAAAAAGAAGACATGGACTTAGAGCTGAACTGGGCTCCAAAGCCGGATTACGTGTTGCGTTTTTGAAATCCCGACCTATACAGGTGGGACGCGAAATTGTTCACACGAGTTTCGGACATTGTTATGGGGAATCAAGTGGAGAAGCTTACCCATTTGAATTACAATGAATTACCCACGACTGACCCTAATGGATTCGACCCAGAGGACGACACTCCACGGATCGGCGTGTCTTATATTTTCTCCACGGATGACGACGAGCAAGAGGATAACATCGATGAGACAGAAAAGGACGATGTCAAACATTACGACTGCCGCAATGAATTAGAATGCGCGGTATATTATCGCGACGAGTGTATATACGAAAGGAATAGCAGGTTCGGCGAAGTGGGAACGCTGTCGTGCGAGAACTTGCCGAAAAAGTGCGACCCCGGTGACCTGGTGGAGTTTGTGGCTATCGGTCAGTACCCGCACTGGGCGGTTTGTGTTGACGACCAACAGGTAGTTCATTTGCATAGAAACGAGATTAAATGTGACTTTCTTCTTGACGCAAGTCAAGGTAAAAGGGGCAGAATTGTGAACGACCTGTATAAGTTCCGCGCGCTGAGCCCGGATGTTGTGGTGCAGAATGCCATGGAGCAAGTGGGGATGAAAGAGCGAAATATTTGCTGGAAGAACTCGGAATGCTTCGCTGCCTGGTGCAGGTTTGGCAAACGCGAATTTAAAATAGGAGGGGAGATTCGAATTGGAAAGCAGCCGTACAAGATGAAACTGCAGCTGTCTGAGAAGAAAAGTCACGTTTTGGACTTTCAAAGTTTAGAGGATTTGATCATAGAAAAGAGGAGAAACGACCAAATGGGAAGGGAAGCCGTCATACAAGAACTGGAGAATCATTTAAATGGCACAGAAGACTCTGAGAATGATTATAATTGTAACTGATGGATCAAATAGGGAGGTTCTCTATGGACAAACATCCTCAACATGGAGGATTTGGGCTTTATTTGTAATCACTCCAAGCACAGCAGCAGTGTTGCAATTTCGTCTGTGTGTCAAGAGAGTTTTCTGTCAGCAGCACTTTTATAAATTGCTTGTTAGCAATGATAATCCTGGTGTCTTTGTATTAAGGACATGATCATTTCCTCCGTATTCAAATTTAAGGGAACGTTTTATGAAAGCCTTTCTATTTCACCTTATAATCTCATTGTATTGATTTGATGCATATTATTTcaataaagtattttttactTAAGCACGGTTTTGTTCTTCAACATGATTGTGATAGCCTATTATCAATATTGTTCTGTGAATTAGCTTCAGTTGCCTCATTAAGTACATATAAAcctatatatttttgttaatattaaagCATATTATTAATTCATACACACAGcagttattttcattttatatatattatattatatatatatatattccagcATTCAGTTCAGATTAACTCAATTATATTCCATTTGATGGATATAACTTTTTTCAGTCGCGGGGAGCTTTTTCTGTCCAGAGCTGATTCCTGAttccattatatatatatatttcatgagCATCCAAGCATTTAATGATGAAAAACACCCCAAAGGGAAAAAGTAAACATtcatttatgaatatgattaaaATTGTAATCAAGAGTTTAAAACGTTAAAGGAAGGATTTCCGAagatatattttgtgttttcattgggattttcattatattttacTTATATGTTTACCAAAACAAAAATTCacacaggtttagaacaacttgagggtgagtaaatgatgacatacttgtcatgtttgggtgaactatccttttataTTTTGGGTAAGCAACTAATAATTCTTACTCTCTTCTCTGACTTATGTTCATGGTGCCTTTATTCGccttttgtgttgtttttgttgtgccCATTAGGAATTTAATATAAATCTGTTCAATAAGGAAAAAATGGACATATAATAGAGAAATATGTGGTCTCTTagtttctgatgtttttgttttgtgatacCAGACTTGAGATCCCCCCCTTAATGCGCTCTTAAGATAAGATGTTCAGATGCTCAGAAAAGATAACCGCTACTTTTTGAAGTGTTTCAAACTAGTCTTAATTAGATTTAAGTCTCAATTTAAACTAATTTATTTTCCAATCTAATATTGATTACACTCAGATGTAAGCGTAAAATTGTGTTTTAAGCCAACGTTAATCAAACGTTTTAAGACAATGTTAATCAAATAACGGTTCTGCTTTAGACAAATAATTAAGCTGCAAATAATTAATCTTATCAGTACTCGTGTTATTCATTTGGCTCAATATTCCTGTAAATGTGTGTGATGCTCCACAGGTCACACAAAAGAGACCCAActataaaataactattttaaaaGAGTCTTTGCCGCTACAGTGATTGACATTCATCTCCAAATCCTCAGAGAATAGCCACATAAAGCTGTCCTCTCCTTTACCACGCAGTACATCAAACACAGTATTGGGACACACTGCTGTCTTTGCAATGATTTTATGGACTATCACAGAAACACTTAAacaatatataaacaaactgCCCTTCTTGTTCAACAGGGTGAGATTGTCTGTACAAGGATGTCAAATGACAAGTACTGATTACCCCTTCAGATTAAGCTGACATTACTTCAGATAAATTATGGTTTTGACATCATAGtactattaatattatattatatttagttGCGTATTCATTTACTGGTCAGAAAGAGCCTATATCCTTTCTCTGTTATAATGTGTTATCTTTCTAATCCCTTCTCTTTGCCAGGGCTTGTTGGGTTAGTCAGACTGTGGCTCTGactctcatacccctctcacCTCCATGGAAACGTTAAGACTGTTTACACTAGAAGGTCTGGTGATAGTAAAACATGTCTGAATtccagagagagaaaatgagagcAATCCATTTACTCAAACTGCTGCCCCTCTTCTAAACTGCTATAGCAAGAGGCAagcaagatatatatatatatatatatatatatatatatatatatatatatatatatatatatatatatatatatatatatatatatatatatatatatatatataatatattatactaTACTACTAACTATATATCATTTatcatataataatataatttctgTATAAATTAGTATTGTGAAGGACATGTAAAACAAATATACCTACCTCTTTACTCCATTCCAtccataattatttatattctatAGCACACCTATACATACAGATGTGTATAATTtgagtatattatatatataataaatatacagtgggtactgaaagtattcagaccccctttaattttttttactctttgttttattgcagccatttgcagatttataaaaaaaaaaacctgaaatatcacatggtcctaagtattcagacgcTTTGCTGTGGCActtatatttaactcaggtgctacccatttcttctgatcatcttCTGATCAtccaaaggaactgcctgaagagctcagagacagaattgtggcaaggcacagatctggccaaggatacagtttttttgttgttgctacacttaaggttcctaagagcataTAGtagcctccataatccttaaatggaagacgtttgggatgaccagaaccc
This DNA window, taken from Pseudorasbora parva isolate DD20220531a chromosome 7, ASM2467924v1, whole genome shotgun sequence, encodes the following:
- the lratd2b gene encoding protein LRATD2, encoding MGNQVEKLTHLNYNELPTTDPNGFDPEDDTPRIGVSYIFSTDDDEQEDNIDETEKDDVKHYDCRNELECAVYYRDECIYERNSRFGEVGTLSCENLPKKCDPGDLVEFVAIGQYPHWAVCVDDQQVVHLHRNEIKCDFLLDASQGKRGRIVNDLYKFRALSPDVVVQNAMEQVGMKERNICWKNSECFAAWCRFGKREFKIGGEIRIGKQPYKMKLQLSEKKSHVLDFQSLEDLIIEKRRNDQMGREAVIQELENHLNGTEDSENDYNCN